A window of Roseovarius sp. THAF27 contains these coding sequences:
- the rbfA gene encoding 30S ribosome-binding factor RbfA: protein MAKNKFHDGPGPSQRQLRVGELIRRTLAEVLARGDIHDPELNRLSVTVGEVRTSPDLKVATAYVLPLGGQGQDDVLDLLGRNKGELRRIIGKKVGLKFAPELRFRLDETFDQLDETRRLFAQDAVRRDVEN, encoded by the coding sequence ATGGCAAAGAACAAGTTTCATGACGGACCCGGACCCTCGCAGCGGCAGTTGCGGGTCGGCGAGTTGATCCGGCGGACGCTGGCGGAGGTGCTGGCGCGCGGAGACATTCACGACCCCGAGCTGAACCGCCTGTCGGTGACCGTCGGCGAAGTGCGGACCTCGCCGGACCTGAAAGTGGCGACAGCCTATGTGCTGCCGCTGGGCGGGCAGGGCCAGGACGATGTGCTGGACCTGCTGGGCCGCAACAAGGGCGAGTTGCGCCGGATCATCGGCAAGAAGGTCGGCCTGAAGTTCGCGCCCGAGCTGCGGTTCCGGCTGGACGAGACGTTCGACCAGCTGGACGAGACGCGGCGGCTTTTTGCGCAGGACGCCGTGCGGCGCGACGTCGAGAACTGA
- the truB gene encoding tRNA pseudouridine(55) synthase TruB: protein MGRKRKGRDISGWLVVDKPAGMTSTAVVNKVRWALQARKAGHAGTLDPEATGVLAVALGEATKTVPFITDALKSYRFLVRLGQATNTDDAEGEVVAESDARPSDAEIKEALSGFVGEIQQVPPKFSAVKIDGERAYKRARDGEDFEVEARPLWVEELLLTDRPDADTVELEMVCGKGGYVRSIARDLGEALGCHGHVASLRRVWSGPFRAEDGVTLEQVNALAQDPALDAHLRPLEEGLCDLPMVTCNEMSAARLRHGNPAPVIGGSVEYGDECWAALKGRAVAVGHFKGGELYPSRVFNLAPVAQ from the coding sequence ATGGGGCGCAAGCGCAAGGGACGCGATATTTCGGGGTGGCTTGTCGTGGACAAGCCCGCGGGCATGACCTCGACCGCGGTGGTCAACAAGGTGCGCTGGGCGTTGCAGGCCAGGAAGGCGGGCCATGCCGGGACGCTGGACCCCGAGGCGACGGGCGTTCTGGCCGTGGCGCTGGGCGAGGCCACCAAGACCGTGCCGTTCATCACCGATGCGCTGAAATCCTATCGCTTCCTGGTGCGGCTGGGGCAGGCCACCAATACCGACGATGCCGAAGGCGAGGTCGTGGCCGAAAGCGACGCGCGCCCGAGCGACGCCGAGATCAAGGAGGCGCTGAGCGGGTTCGTGGGCGAGATCCAGCAGGTGCCGCCGAAGTTCTCGGCGGTCAAGATCGACGGCGAGCGCGCCTATAAACGCGCCCGCGACGGCGAGGATTTCGAGGTCGAGGCGCGTCCGCTGTGGGTCGAGGAGCTGTTGCTGACGGACCGGCCCGATGCCGACACGGTCGAGCTTGAGATGGTGTGCGGCAAGGGCGGTTACGTGCGGTCGATCGCACGCGACCTGGGCGAGGCGCTGGGCTGTCACGGGCATGTGGCCTCGCTGCGGCGGGTCTGGTCGGGGCCGTTCCGGGCCGAGGACGGCGTGACGCTGGAACAGGTGAACGCGCTGGCGCAGGACCCGGCGCTGGACGCCCACCTGAGGCCGCTGGAAGAGGGCTTGTGCGACCTGCCGATGGTCACCTGCAACGAGATGAGCGCGGCGCGGCTTCGGCACGGCAACCCGGCGCCGGTGATCGGCGGGTCGGTCGAGTATGGCGACGAGTGCTGGGCCGCTCTGAAAGGGCGCGCGGTGGCCGTGGGGCATTTCAAGGGGGGCGAGCTCTACCCCAGCCGGGTGTTCAACCTGGCGCCGGTGGCGCAATGA
- a CDS encoding DUF1643 domain-containing protein, protein MTQAAHDPGGKVRLRLPDGVLGGARFSDCGRYRQALIRDWTPEGAAPRTVLFIGMNPSVADAAASDPTCHRELMFARDWEFTRYLKGNVLDWRATSPRDIPHDPEVACSGDNVPALVEMAQESELVVLAYGKLHQRFAGVVRDALMAVEATGRPLKCLGLNKDGSAKHPLYLRKDTPLRDFPMPA, encoded by the coding sequence ATGACCCAAGCCGCGCACGACCCGGGCGGCAAGGTCCGGCTGCGCCTGCCCGACGGCGTGCTGGGTGGCGCGCGGTTTTCCGACTGCGGGCGGTATCGTCAGGCGCTGATCCGGGACTGGACGCCGGAGGGGGCCGCGCCCCGCACCGTGCTGTTCATCGGGATGAACCCGTCGGTGGCGGATGCGGCGGCGTCGGACCCGACCTGCCACAGGGAACTGATGTTCGCCCGCGACTGGGAATTCACCCGGTACCTGAAGGGAAACGTGCTGGACTGGCGGGCGACGTCGCCCAGGGATATCCCGCACGATCCTGAGGTGGCGTGCAGTGGCGACAACGTGCCGGCTCTGGTCGAGATGGCGCAGGAGTCCGAGCTTGTGGTGCTGGCCTATGGCAAGCTGCACCAGCGTTTTGCCGGCGTGGTGCGCGATGCGCTGATGGCGGTCGAAGCGACCGGGCGGCCCCTGAAATGCCTGGGCCTCAACAAGGACGGATCCGCAAAGCACCCCTTGTACCTGCGCAAGGACACGCCGCTGCGGGACTTTCCGATGCCGGCGTAG
- a CDS encoding phosphodiester glycosidase family protein, translating into MWRWVLLAVALLAGPAKAVECQQISVEGSRYTACKVDAGSETLRLFLNDPMTGAPLGSFSSVERQVRGEGGKLLFAMNAGMYHQDRSPVGHYVEAGREAKGLITREGPGNFGLLPNGVFCIGEGRADVFETRRFDREGPVCTHATQSGPMLVIDGQLHPRFLKNSDSLHVRNGVGTSADGRTAWFLISEDKVNFHSFARVFRDVLKTPQALYFDGSISRLYAPALDRHDGGFPMGPIVGVVAP; encoded by the coding sequence ATGTGGCGGTGGGTCCTTTTGGCTGTGGCGTTGCTGGCGGGCCCGGCCAAGGCCGTGGAATGCCAGCAGATCAGCGTCGAGGGCAGCCGGTATACCGCCTGCAAGGTCGATGCCGGCAGTGAAACGCTGCGCCTGTTCCTGAACGACCCGATGACCGGCGCGCCGCTGGGCAGTTTCAGCAGCGTCGAGCGACAGGTGCGCGGCGAGGGCGGTAAGCTGCTTTTTGCGATGAATGCCGGGATGTATCATCAGGACCGCAGCCCGGTGGGCCATTACGTTGAGGCGGGACGCGAGGCCAAGGGGCTGATCACCCGCGAGGGACCGGGGAATTTCGGCCTGCTGCCCAACGGTGTGTTCTGCATCGGCGAGGGCCGGGCCGACGTGTTCGAGACAAGGCGGTTCGACCGGGAAGGGCCGGTCTGCACCCATGCCACGCAGTCCGGGCCGATGCTGGTGATCGACGGCCAGCTGCATCCGCGTTTTCTGAAGAACAGCGACAGCCTGCATGTGCGCAACGGGGTCGGCACCTCGGCCGACGGGCGCACCGCGTGGTTCCTGATTTCCGAGGACAAGGTGAATTTCCACAGCTTCGCGCGGGTGTTCCGGGATGTGCTGAAGACGCCGCAGGCGCTGTATTTCGACGGGAGCATCTCGCGGCTGTATGCGCCCGCGCTCGACCGGCATGATGGCGGGTTCCCGATGGGGCCGATCGTGGGGGTCGTGGCGCCCTGA
- the dapB gene encoding 4-hydroxy-tetrahydrodipicolinate reductase, whose amino-acid sequence MTDLPGIVVTGASGRMGRMLTEIVTASDRANLVGALERPGHAWIGQDLGEAMGGAANGVTVSDDPLDTISRAHAILDFTAPAATVDFAALAAQARCVHVIGTTGLADEDLAKLDAAARHATIIRAGNMSLGVNLLVQLTKKVAAALDDDYDIEVIEAHHNQKVDAPSGTALMLGQAAADGRGVSLDQAADRGRDGITGARTKGNIGFSAIRGGDIVGEHDVMFAAAGERIILRHVASDRAVFARGALKAALWGQGRKPGQYDMLDVLGLKED is encoded by the coding sequence ATGACCGACCTGCCGGGGATCGTGGTGACAGGCGCTTCGGGGCGCATGGGCCGGATGCTGACCGAAATCGTGACCGCCTCGGACCGGGCAAATCTGGTCGGTGCGCTGGAACGGCCCGGCCATGCCTGGATCGGTCAGGACCTGGGCGAGGCGATGGGCGGCGCGGCAAACGGCGTCACCGTCTCCGACGACCCGCTGGACACCATTTCCAGGGCCCATGCAATCCTGGATTTCACCGCACCAGCGGCCACCGTGGACTTTGCCGCGCTGGCGGCACAGGCCCGCTGCGTGCACGTCATCGGCACCACCGGGCTTGCCGACGAGGACCTGGCCAAGCTGGACGCGGCCGCCCGTCACGCCACGATCATACGCGCCGGGAACATGAGCCTCGGCGTCAACCTGCTCGTGCAACTGACCAAGAAGGTCGCCGCCGCGCTGGATGACGACTACGACATCGAGGTGATCGAGGCGCATCACAACCAGAAGGTCGATGCGCCCTCGGGCACCGCGCTGATGCTGGGGCAGGCAGCGGCGGACGGGCGCGGCGTGTCGCTGGATCAGGCCGCCGACCGCGGGCGCGACGGCATCACCGGCGCCCGGACGAAGGGCAATATAGGCTTCAGCGCCATTCGCGGCGGCGACATCGTCGGCGAACACGACGTGATGTTCGCCGCGGCGGGCGAACGGATCATCCTGCGCCACGTCGCCTCTGACCGGGCGGTCTTTGCCCGTGGGGCGCTCAAGGCCGCGCTGTGGGGCCAGGGGCGCAAGCCGGGGCAATACGACATGCTCGACGTGCTTGGCCTGAAAGAGGACTGA